CCTGGTGGGTACGATCAGCGACATGCTCAGCGCCGCGGGCGACGACGGCGCCCTGGACCCGAGCGAGGAAGACCGCCTCACGGTCAGCCACCTGAGCACGGCCCGCTTCCTCCTCGCCACGGATGCCAACGAAGGCACGGTGCCGAGCACCTCGCAGGAACTGGACGACGCCGAAGCGGCAATCCCGGCCGAGGAACTGCTGGAGGTGGCCGGCATCATCAAGCTGATCGTCGAGGAAGCCCTCGTCCCCATCCCCGAAGATGCCACCACCCTGAGCGTGCTCTCGGCGACGGCGGAGGGCGAGACCAGCATGTCCACCCTCGGCGCCCTCCTGGAAGCTAACGGGCTTACTGACTCTGCAGGCGAACTGCTCGCCGAGATTCGCGAGCGAGTCGATGCGGCCGTCGCGGACACCCTCGACGATGAAGCCCTCAGCATTGCCTTCACCGAGGACGCTGTGCTCGGCTCCACCGTGTGGACCGCTCCCCTGGTGCCCGGCTGGGTGCCCGTGAGCGGTGGCGTGTTCGACCTCGACGCAGACGGCACCGGCAGCACCTACGAAGCTCTGTCCCTCGGCGGCGACTTCGTCACCGGCGACGAGCCCTACGTCATCGACACCGTGCCCTTCACCTGGGCGATCGATGAGGGTGGCGATCTGGTGGTGACCTACGACGACAACTCGACCAGCTTCTTCGTGTTCATCGATTCGGTGTCCGTGGTGGAGAGCTGGGGCTTCGATGAGTCCGTCGGCGAGTTCCTGCGCGAAGCGGAGGAAGATGGGCGTTACATCCCCTCTCAGCAGGAAGTCGTCTCCACGGTGGTCGCCCAGCGCTCGCAGATCCTCCTGCGCTCGACGGTACAAACGCTGGTACGACGATTCCAAACGGCCAACTATTCCCTCGACACGCTGCTGACGGAGCTCGGCTGGCCCGGCGAACTGCCCCGCGCCGACATCAGCTCGGAATCGGACCTGAACATCCGATCGGGTAACACAGGCAGCCTGTCGGCGCTGCCGGGCGCTGGCGACTCGGTGTTGCTGCCGATCGTGATCACCGCCCAACATCCACGCATCGTCACCCCGGCGACCACCGGCTACGCCTCGGACCTCTTCACCCTGGCGGCGTCAGGACAGGCCACGGGCCTGCTCGGCCAAGCCGCGTACACCTGGTCCATCGACGGCGATCAGCTGGTGCTGGCCAACGACGAAGACACCTACCGCTACCGGGTGATCACGGCGGTCGATGATCTGCAGCTCTACATGGTGGACATGGAACGGGCCGGCCAGCCCCTGGTGCGTCAGTCCCTGTGGGGGGCGATCGGCCTCGGCGGCGCGGAGCTGTTCGTTGACGATCTCGTGCAGGAGCTGCCCACGTATTGGCAGGCGGGCTTCGCCCTTCCCGACGCCAACAACTTCGACGACATGGGCCGCCTCGACTTCACCCAGATCTTCGGCTACGCGTTCCGTGAGGATGGGATCAGCACGCGGATCTTCTCCTCGGGTCTGTACCCCGATTGCGTCGAAGACCCGAATATCGCGTGCTATACCACCGATATCGACTGGGCCTGGACCG
The window above is part of the Pseudomonadota bacterium genome. Proteins encoded here:
- a CDS encoding putative Ig domain-containing protein, which produces MPVHKGTFPAPGALAIAVGLALLSGCSGSSDNDEANLIAPPVTTNAVPEITGAPATTDVPEGDGFAFTPSASDADGDTLTFSISNAPPWASFDAATGALTGTPGPDDAGTYADIGISVSDGTDDAALAPFEITVLDVTALTLSGVVTDDPIPNAMVTVDVGSERFEAQADGTGSYTIDLRVLTDELAPDALVQITGQGVDAQASVELVSLVGTISDMLSAAGDDGALDPSEEDRLTVSHLSTARFLLATDANEGTVPSTSQELDDAEAAIPAEELLEVAGIIKLIVEEALVPIPEDATTLSVLSATAEGETSMSTLGALLEANGLTDSAGELLAEIRERVDAAVADTLDDEALSIAFTEDAVLGSTVWTAPLVPGWVPVSGGVFDLDADGTGSTYEALSLGGDFVTGDEPYVIDTVPFTWAIDEGGDLVVTYDDNSTSFFVFIDSVSVVESWGFDESVGEFLREAEEDGRYIPSQQEVVSTVVAQRSQILLRSTVQTLVRRFQTANYSLDTLLTELGWPGELPRADISSESDLNIRSGNTGSLSALPGAGDSVLLPIVITAQHPRIVTPATTGYASDLFTLAASGQATGLLGQAAYTWSIDGDQLVLANDEDTYRYRVITAVDDLQLYMVDMERAGQPLVRQSLWGAIGLGGAELFVDDLVQELPTYWQAGFALPDANNFDDMGRLDFTQIFGYAFREDGISTRIFSSGLYPDCVEDPNIACYTTDIDWAWTVDGSRIVRTQLGSFFRERDWEVVSYTPDGRAVMLEYALIDFGDGPDWFIFPRLNTQSLDRLDDYPDAWADALEEGFDF